Part of the Zea mays cultivar B73 chromosome 4, Zm-B73-REFERENCE-NAM-5.0, whole genome shotgun sequence genome is shown below.
ggctgcaatGTTTGTGGTAGTGGCTTTCGCCAGACGGGCGGCAGGAAccttgacctccggcgccagaagaagggcggcgaggaAGAAGGCGAAGCCGGCGCCGGCGCCTGCGCCTGCGCCTGCGCCTGCGAAGATGGCCTGCCCCGCCTGAACCTGTCGTGGTCGTGCCCCGGACAGAAGTCCATGGCCTCCTCCGGTTGCGAGAGCAGCGGCGGCACGGTGTAGAGCGAGAGGCCCAGCATGCGGAAGGCGAGGGTGAGCTCGCGCGGCACGGCGCCGCCACCTGATGACGACGCGGCGCCGCAGTGGCCCGTCCCCTGGACGACGCGCGCCGTGCAGCGGTTCATGTCCGGGGAGCCCTCCATGCGGACGGAGAAGCCGCCGAACCAGTTGGTGTTGCTCTCCCGCACCGTCAGCGGGGTGTCGCCGCCGCCGCACTGGATGGCCACGCGGGCGCCtgatgcatgcatgcatcatcAAACACACACACGTCGACCTCGTgacccatccatccatccatcacaAGTTCATTCATTAGGTGCGAGGATGCAACAGCATGCATGTACCTACCGTAGAGCGGGTAGTCGAAGAGTCCCCTGGCGCCGTCCTTGCACTGATCGCAGAACACCATGCCGGCCACCACCGTGCTGGCCATGGCCGGCACCGCCACCGCGGCGAATTCCAGCAGCAGCAGGGTCAGTAGTAGCCTGCTGGTGTTGATGACCATCATATGACGCGGCTCCTTCACCATATATATAATATATGCAGCACAAGCAGAGCAGACGATCGTTGTTGATGCTTTGCCAGCAAAACTCAGATgtgtatatatatagagagagagagagctgaaCTAGCTAGCTCAAAGGTATAGTAGTAAGTAGCTCGCTTTGCGTGACGCGGCCGATTCGGCAACCACACCTACATCCATATATATAACCAGCAGGATGGATGGAAATGGGCTTTGCATTGCTGCATTTTCTAATTAACCAGGATCTTAGGAGTATTTGGTTCGTAACTGATTAACACTTGTATCCATCGGTAGCTTCGGCCTTCATGCCAAAGGGATCGGAACTCTTCAAACATTTCCATACGGAAGAAGGGCCGTGCACCACTCTAGCGGTTCCAATTTTTTATAAGGAGTAAAAATCGATTTCTACTAAAGGTTGAGATAATAAAACCGTCAATACTAATCTTTTCCAGTAAATATAAACATCTTTTCCAGTAAATATAAACAaggttttaaaaatagtaaaaaataTTTTAATTAGGGAAGTCATCACCTAACCGGCGGCGGCATTTTTCGCGCAGAATACGCACGGCTACACGATCGGTGAGAGTCGAACCCACAACCTCACCCCTCGCGTATACCCTCCTCCTCTATCACGCCACCCATACCGTGATATGTTTAAATTGGAGTTTTGTTGTCCACGTATTAGAACAAACATAATGTAAATTGATTGTTTAAGAACTGTAAATAGATTCAAACAAAAAAAATGTCAATTACAAAGttcaataacttttgaagttctacaatttTTTATTTTACTACTTTTCACATCCGaggtcgtttgcaaaatttgCATTTAAAATTTGACAAATTCATATGCAATTTTTAGAGCcaaaatgatttcaaataaaacaaTTGTTCACTATAAAGTTTTATAACTTTTAAAGATCTGCAACTTTTATGTTAGCGGTTTTTTCATATACGGCCATTTGAAGAACTACAAAATCAGGATAAAAATTATTTCCAGTGAACCGTAAATATGATTTCTACATGCAATTTTCTTAAAAACTATCACTAGCGTTTGATAACCGAAATTGACTACAAAAATTAGGCTTATTATAGACTAGGAGTTGTTTTCTGCTAGTGGTACCAGCAGAGAAACAAAAGTGGACAATCTTGATACTCGTCGATGCAACGTACACAACTGTTTCTCAACAAAACTCGTcatgtccattaccaccagctggTGAGGGAACATTCACCCCACATGTGAACTAGCACGTTAGGACGTTTTTCTCAACTAACGTGGTGCTAACCCCCATGTCATACACAAGTTTATGGAGTTGCTATAGCCAATCTTCTACTTACTTGCAAAATCATATTATATAAATCCATCAAAATCCATATAGTTAGACATCATGCATCAAAGTTAACTGACAAACTTTATGTCACGGTTACAATTACATGGAAAGAAAAGGAGCTTACAGCATAAAAGATTGTGAATCTTAAACTGATTATATATTCCTATTATCCAACTGTTCTTGTTTAACTCTTACACTCGGTCGctactgaaagtcacctagaggggatgAACAGGTGaattctgaaatttacaaactttgaacacaaactttaaccaaggttagcgttagaacgagaATTAATAAAATTGGAGtgtggaagatagttcttcttgccatgagttgctcaattaatacggataactttgggagctaactcaaatcgatcacaagcaagagaactttagaggggGGAGAATCAAATTGCAATGTAAGATTAACACAAAGACACGGGCAATTTGTTTTCCGAGGTCCGGTTCCTAAGAAcatactccctgttgaggaggccacataaGCCAGGTCCtttgaaccctttccctctcccaaacggtcacttagaccggatgagtGCCTCTTTTTAATCACGAGGGTCATTTAGACCgagcaaggatcaccacatactTAGTTGTCCTTTGATAGCTTTACAAGTCAATGAGAATGTagaaggagaggaagaaagcacgatcatgtcacacccggttttggaaggcaaaccgaatgtgaaccatatatgtgccaggatcagaaactcacgtacacaacgattacataattggacatcatcacacattgctcaaaaaataatagcggaaaaggtattttattacatcacgatgtccaagacatccacagagtcattaacataacatagtcattaacgtgATCAAAGTGTGAAATACGAAACATAGTAAATATGGCCTTCAcagacagctgactgggggtttgccactaacacaactagaactcatcgtagtcctgaaactcttcgaagtcctccatgttgcctgcatctcctcctgagcactgattgcaatggggacaacctagggttagGTGGTTTttaaaagcaagggtgagtacaaatcaacgtactcaacaaatgtctcgtttggctaaaggtggactagctgtatgtggagttaaggttaaagcagttgcttttagttggtcagatatttattattcgtagtaagccaagttttagtaatcagCCCAGTGGAGCTTTTTACtggcgctgaccccaatgggtgtgcccttgatgacactgatcccaatgggtgtgcccttgatgacgctgatcccaatgggtgtactgcTAATGTCGTTGACGAggatgaagaagaagaggaggaagtccCCTTGATCCGGAGAAGCAGTCGGCGTTATACAGTCAGTGGAGAGAGTAGTGgcgttccttctccagctttgtctgctctcgttgGTTTGCAAGAATTGTCTCTAGAAAACTTTGATCAAGCTCTCGAAGACGTGATTCCTGAAGATCTGCTATCGGAACCGACAGGCGATGGTGTGTCTGACGTGGGATTAGAGTTGTCCcaagctgcgtctcgtgcctcgtcgaccttagagcgcggtcttcaGAGTCAAGAAGCTGATCCAGATTGCTCTGTTCCCATGAAGGTGGCTGAGGATCctccagccttagaggtggctgcagCAGAAAACCTGGTCCCCGAGGATGGCGCCAGcgtctgcccagcccccgagggtgttgccggtaatgatccggctcaggtgggcagcgcgagctgtgacccaacccccgagggtgtccgggcAAGTTCTCCTTCTCACacctccatggatgttcacgtcggGTCCTCACCTCCACATTCTGATTTCGCGGCAGCAACACGTGCTTTGAATCAGGAAATCCCCTTAGAGGCCGGCGTACCTGATACCAGAGTTTTAATTCCTGTCGATGACACTGTGTTGGCCCCCAATGATGCTCCGCAGATTGCTTCAGTTGATGATCCTTCGTCAAGTCATCAGCAGGCTTCCCATGATTTGGGGCTTCCTTCTTTCGTCTCCAATCTTTTGGTAGTTGGCTTTTCCTGATCTGGCTATGTTCCAGGCGAAATATTGTCTTTgcactcatttgctttcaattgtcAGGCTTTGGTTGACGAGATGGCCGGTCAGCTGAAATCTCAAGGTGCTTTTGTCCTGGAAAGAGCTCTGTCTCTAACACATTGGAATCCAGCACTGCTTCGGCGGTGAATATCTGAGTTAGAATTGacgaacgctggttagtgccttttGCTTCCTCCTTGGCTGCTTGATTATTCTGCTTTCTTACTGAATGTCCTTGTTTCACTATTtcttgctagatatggctcggcaatACTCTGCccttgaggagaagtattctcaaggccAGACGGACTTGGCTCGGCTGTCTGCCTCTTTGGATAATGCCAACATGCTGAATTCCTCTCTCAGTGCCCAGCTTGATTCTAAAAAGGTAGCTGATAAACTGGTCTTTGCATGTTTTTCTCTGCTGTGTTCTTACTGCCTGTTTGACGTTTGAGAGCTGATTCTTGTGTGTAGGAGGAAAACCGCGCCCTTGCGACCTCTCGCGACAACCTTGACAAGCTGTATCGCGATGCCAGTAACTCCTTAGCCACTTTGGAGAGGAGCCacagcttcaccatggaggacttGCATAATCAGCGCTACAAGCTGCAAGAAACCTTGGATGATATGATTCGTCTTAGGGAACTGATATCGAGCAAAGATtctatcatcaaggatctgcgtgcttccaagaaatcagtTGTTCGGGAGTTGgaggctgctcggctggctgtGAAGGTTGCAGAAGAAACTTCTGCCACTTTGAGGGCCCAGCACGATAAAGCTATGGACAAAGCTATTCGCGCAGGACGAATTTTGGTGAGAAGACCCGGGGTGGCTGTTCCCGATGACATAATTGCAGACgtcaacgctgctcctgattcttcgagtcgcccttcttcatcagttgctcctgagaaaaacattgcCAAATAGAGCCGTCGAATACATTTGAGAGTTATATGTGTATGCTTGAATATTTTGTCAGAGAGTGTTTTCAGTACTGCATGCTATTATTATTTTCCTGTCGTTTGAATTCAACAATTGCTATGTTTAGCAGGAGTGAATACAGTGTGGCGGTTTGGAGACTTCTTTTTATTTCGCGAGGCATAGAGAACGCCCTAGGACGAGCAGTCGCGAGCGTGCTTAGATCAAGTAGATGTGAACAtgctgcaccgccttaagtcgtcgccgacttaagtcgattgctccgttgatagggtatagtggccaccctaagttaagtaagcgcgagcatgtcacATCGCCTTAAGTCATCACCGACTTAagacgattgctctgttagtagggtatagtggtcaccctgagtaaagtaagcgcgagcatgtcacaacgtcttaagtcatcgccgacttaagtcgattgctccgttagtagggtatagtggtcaccctaagttaagtaagcgcgaacatgtcacaccgccttaagtcatcgtcgacttaagccgattgctccgttagtagggtatagtggtcaccctgagtcaaGTAAGTGCGTGGAATGATAATAAACAACTCgagtgcctttgagaatgaagtctttttattgatgatgcactttccattttacagaatacaatggcgtcccaatagcttttgaaatctagctaagggtagaacttcctgagatgctctatattccacgaGTTCCCTATTTCCGTGCCGTTCAtttgagtgaggcgatatgatccaggccgagtgacttctgctactatgaacggtccttcccatagtggcgacaatttgtgtcgtccttcccccgttagaattcggtggaggaTGAGGTCTCCTACTGTGAAGGATCGATGACGTATAACTTTGTCATGATAACGCCTTAGAGCTTGCTGATACCTGGTcgactgaattactgtattcaatcgcTCTTCTTCCAATACGTCAATGTCTTCCAGTcgagtagcttcagcttctgctatgttttcgaagattaatcttggtgccccgaacttgagatcagcaggtagcactgcctccgaaccatagaccataaagaaaggagtgttcCCATtcaaagctcggctaggttgagttgtgAGGCTCCAGGCCACGTatggcaactctctgatccactttcctgcgaacttttcattcttatctaagaccttctttctgagtgcttctaatatcattccgttggctctttctacttgcccatttgctcTCGGATGCGCCACTAAAGCGTATTTTATCTGAATGTTTTTTGTTCACATatatcaaagaattctgaactagtgaaattggatcccaggtcagttataatgttgttcggtattccgaatctgaacattatgtcttgtatgaattccactgctttAGCTAAAGTTAGAGAAGCGATAGGCTTATactctatccacttagtgaatttgtcaatatcaaccagcacgtgagtgtatcccccatgagctttcttgaaaggtccaatcatatccagtccccaacaCACGAATGGCCATGTTACAGGGATGGTTTGCAGTTGTTGCGCTGGTAGATGTtgctgctttgacaagtattgataggcttcacatctctggactagCTCGGCGGCATCACTCTTTGCTATCGGCCAATAGAAATCAGATCTGAAaaccttcccaaccagagtcctggatgctgcgtgtatcccgcattgccccGTGTGGATTTCTTCTAGCAGATGTTTCTCGGTGGCTGAAAGAATGCACTTCATCAGAACTCTTGTTGCACCCCtcctgtatagtgtttccccgatgagagtataatgagctgactgccttgcaatgcGCTTTGCTGCATttctgtcatctggttcctcctcaTTCTTGATATACCTAATGATTGGCTCTATCTAGTCATCAGGGTCTGGCTCTGGTTGACACAGAATATTGCACTCTTCTATCCGATCCGCGGGAATACTCGGGCATGGTATTTCTTGGACGAAAACTCTAGACGGGACCTGAGCCCGACTGGATCCCAGTTTTGACAACGCATCTGCTGCCTTGTTGCGGACCCTTTCCACATGATGGAATTCTAGCCCCTCAAActtgtcttccagctttcggacggctacACAGTATTTGCCCATGGAATCATTTGAACAGtctcactctttgtttatctgacttatgaccaccagtgaatctccatataccatcaacctcttgatgcccagtgatacgaCAATGTTCAGACCATGAATCAGAGCCTCATATTCTGCTGCGTTGTCGGATGATGAAAATagtaactgaagagcatatttgagttgttcacctcctagtgcaatgaagaggattccCGCGCCTGCCCCTTGCAGCTTCAGTGATccatcgaaatacatccgccatacttctgcagtctctggg
Proteins encoded:
- the LOC100277247 gene encoding uncharacterized protein LOC100277247 precursor, with product MVKEPRHMMVINTSRLLLTLLLLEFAAVAVPAMASTVVAGMVFCDQCKDGARGLFDYPLYGARVAIQCGGGDTPLTVRESNTNWFGGFSVRMEGSPDMNRCTARVVQGTGHCGAASSSGGGAVPRELTLAFRMLGLSLYTVPPLLSQPEEAMDFCPGHDHDRFRRGRPSSQAQAQAQAPAPASPSSSPPFFWRRRSRFLPPVWRKPLPQTLQPPPPPPTTAASQGSSACTYDMWSSPEHRCHWKVVTPNTTVAMAFGPLAAQRYGSELTLGEALEGRGDMYRTLLREATAALLNAYYNAPGGPFLYPTTASVMDHMNGALLSSGQRVLLEGARFRRANAGGGGRTRLMCDFTTCS